A genome region from Chlorobaculum tepidum TLS includes the following:
- a CDS encoding nitronate monooxygenase → MNVNNFRLKLGGKEYIPIVIGGMGVNISTSELALSAERLGGIGHISDAEVMFVCDQLFGTSYVADKRQMYASNVNNRDKSSVHFDLEQLAEAQKRFVSHTISQKTGNGAIFMNCMEKLTMNNSAATLKVRMEAAMEAGIDGITLAAGLHLRSLDLISEHERFRDVKLGIVISSVRALSIFLKRAMRLQRPPDYIVVEGPLAGGHLGFGPDDWQSQSLQSIVAETLAFLKKENLDIPIIPAGGIFTGTDAVEYLQAGAAAVQVATRFTIARESGLPDEVKQHYINASPEDVEVNLSSPTGYPMRMLKQSPTLYYSRKPNCEGLGYLLDNNGQCSYIDDYYEALESRNPAEGRFVVKNHTCLCTGMARYDCWTCGHTVSRLKETVNRLPDGSWQLPSAEDIFMDYLLSENHSIRKPEIKKQG, encoded by the coding sequence ATGAACGTCAATAATTTCAGATTAAAGCTCGGCGGAAAAGAGTATATCCCCATCGTCATCGGTGGCATGGGGGTCAATATCTCGACCTCGGAGCTCGCCTTGTCGGCGGAACGGCTGGGAGGTATTGGTCATATTTCCGATGCCGAGGTGATGTTTGTCTGCGACCAGCTGTTTGGAACCTCATACGTAGCCGACAAGCGCCAGATGTATGCGTCGAACGTCAACAATCGCGACAAATCGTCGGTGCATTTCGATCTGGAACAGCTCGCCGAAGCTCAGAAGCGGTTTGTATCCCATACCATCAGTCAGAAAACAGGCAATGGAGCGATCTTCATGAATTGCATGGAGAAGCTTACGATGAACAACTCCGCCGCGACACTCAAGGTGCGCATGGAGGCAGCCATGGAAGCGGGAATCGACGGCATCACGCTGGCCGCCGGACTCCATCTGAGAAGCCTCGATCTTATCAGCGAGCACGAACGGTTCCGTGACGTCAAGCTCGGCATCGTCATCTCGTCGGTGCGAGCCCTCTCGATCTTCCTGAAACGAGCCATGCGTTTGCAGCGGCCGCCAGACTACATTGTGGTCGAAGGTCCGCTGGCCGGTGGCCATCTCGGCTTCGGCCCAGACGACTGGCAGTCGCAAAGCCTGCAATCCATCGTGGCTGAAACGCTCGCCTTTCTCAAAAAGGAAAATCTGGATATTCCGATCATTCCTGCGGGCGGCATCTTCACCGGCACCGATGCGGTCGAGTACCTGCAAGCGGGCGCTGCCGCCGTGCAGGTGGCCACGCGATTCACCATCGCCAGGGAGTCTGGCCTGCCGGACGAGGTCAAGCAGCATTACATCAACGCCAGCCCGGAGGATGTGGAGGTCAACCTTTCATCGCCTACCGGTTATCCGATGCGAATGCTGAAACAGTCGCCGACCCTGTACTACAGCAGAAAGCCGAACTGCGAAGGACTTGGCTATCTGCTCGATAACAACGGTCAATGCTCCTATATCGACGATTACTACGAGGCGCTCGAATCAAGGAACCCCGCAGAGGGCCGTTTCGTGGTCAAAAACCACACCTGCCTCTGCACCGGCATGGCTCGCTACGACTGCTGGACCTGCGGCCATACGGTTTCACGGCTGAAGGAGACCGTCAACCGGTTGCCGGACGGCTCCTGGCAGTTACCTTCCGCCGAGGATATTTTCATGGACTACCTCCTGAGCGAAAACCACTCGATCAGAAAACCGGAGATCAAAAAGCAAGGGTGA
- the gpmA gene encoding 2,3-diphosphoglycerate-dependent phosphoglycerate mutase yields the protein MKKLVLLRHGESQWNRENRFTGWVDVDLSEKGREEARTAGQLLKDEGFVFDLAYTSVLKRAIRTLWTVLDEMNLMWIPVTKNWRLNERHYGALQGLNKAETAQRHGDEQVLIWRRSYDTPPPALTESDEFWPGKDPRYASLSSQELPATECLKDTVARFLPYWHETIAPQIRDGKNVIITAHGNSLRALVKYLDNISDEDIVGLNIPTGIPLVYELDDDLKPLKSYYLGDQEELKKKVEVVVKQGKA from the coding sequence ATGAAGAAACTTGTCCTGCTGAGGCACGGCGAAAGCCAGTGGAACCGGGAGAACCGTTTCACCGGATGGGTGGATGTTGATCTTTCCGAGAAAGGAAGAGAAGAGGCGAGAACCGCTGGCCAGCTGCTCAAGGATGAGGGTTTCGTGTTTGACCTCGCCTACACTTCGGTGCTCAAGCGCGCCATCAGGACGCTCTGGACGGTGCTCGACGAGATGAATCTCATGTGGATTCCCGTCACAAAAAACTGGCGTCTCAACGAACGCCATTACGGAGCATTGCAGGGGCTCAACAAGGCAGAGACTGCCCAGCGCCACGGCGACGAGCAGGTGCTGATCTGGCGCCGCAGCTACGACACGCCGCCACCGGCTCTCACCGAGAGCGATGAGTTCTGGCCGGGCAAGGACCCGCGCTATGCTTCGCTGTCCTCTCAGGAACTGCCTGCCACGGAGTGCCTGAAGGATACGGTTGCGCGCTTCCTTCCCTACTGGCACGAGACTATTGCACCGCAGATTCGCGATGGCAAGAATGTCATTATTACAGCTCACGGTAATTCGCTCAGGGCGCTGGTCAAATATCTCGACAACATTTCGGATGAGGATATCGTCGGTCTGAACATTCCTACCGGTATTCCGCTGGTGTACGAGCTTGACGACGATCTCAAGCCGCTGAAGAGTTACTATCTGGGCGACCAGGAGGAGCTGAAGAAAAAGGTGGAGGTCGTCGTCAAACAGGGCAAAGCCTGA